In Xiphophorus maculatus strain JP 163 A chromosome 18, X_maculatus-5.0-male, whole genome shotgun sequence, a single genomic region encodes these proteins:
- the LOC102224385 gene encoding LOW QUALITY PROTEIN: alpha-2-macroglobulin (The sequence of the model RefSeq protein was modified relative to this genomic sequence to represent the inferred CDS: inserted 1 base in 1 codon), translated as MDHPWTQMWKWTLCVLLCGMSVGRGSATLHYMVAIPAVLESGAETKFCASLLQPNEYLLMTVTLVSQNSSVTLLEKTSSTELNECFQFQDTVVALQALSLYSSLVFSPEGSSTVTVQSPSGPLTFDVTPDNKLLYQEKILQGEAGKYSLEVKGTGCASVQLRAAQLVDHVEQKDNHVVMYLRELQRGVAINHSLELQQELPVQNLKPAXIKIYDYYQPSDQAETEYNYPCAAA; from the exons ATGGATCATCCATGGACCCAGATGTGGAAATGGACTCTGTGTGTCCTCTTGTGTGGGATGTCTGTGGGCCGAGGATCAGCTACACT ACATTACATGGTGGCCATCCCTGCTGTTCTTGAGTCTGGAGCAGAGACTAAATTCTGTGCCAGTCTCCTGCAGCCCAATGAGTATCTGCTCATGACTGTCACTCTGGTGTCGCAGAACAGCAGCGTAACTCTGCTGGAGAAAACATCCAGCACAGAATTGAATGAGTGCTTCCAGTTTCAG GACACGGTGGTGGCTCTTCAGGCTCTGTCCCTCTACTCCAGTCTGGTGTTCAGTCCTGAAGGTTCCAGCACAGTGACAGTTCAGTCTCCCAGTGGTCCGCTGACCTTTGATGTGACCCCAGACAACAAGCTGCTCTACCAGGAGAAGATTCTGCAGGGTGAGGCAGGAAAGTACAGCCTGGAGGTGAAGGGGACTGGATGTGCCTCAGTTCAG CTCAGAGCTGCCCAGCTTGTGGACCATGTGGAACAGAAGGATAATCATGTTGTGATGTATCTTCGGGAG CTACAGAGAGGGGTAGCCATCAACCACAGCTTAGAGCTCCAACAGGAGCTTCCAGTGCAGAACCTAAAGCCAG TGATCAAGATCTATGACTACTACCAGCCAA GTGACCAAGCTGAGACCGAGTACAATTACCCTTGTGCTGCAG CATAA